Proteins found in one Pseudomonadota bacterium genomic segment:
- a CDS encoding antibiotic biosynthesis monooxygenase: MFIAMNRFKVAIDAQDAFEQRWLERESLLSEMDGFEGFRLLKGREYDEYRLYATHTQWRNEGCFAAWTDSEQFRLAHSRARLPEGTLLSHPQFEGFTSILEEHIAA; this comes from the coding sequence ATGTTTATCGCGATGAACCGCTTCAAAGTGGCCATCGACGCACAGGACGCGTTCGAGCAGCGCTGGCTGGAGCGCGAATCCCTGCTGTCGGAGATGGACGGGTTTGAAGGGTTCCGCCTGCTCAAGGGACGCGAGTACGACGAATACCGGCTGTACGCGACGCACACGCAGTGGCGCAACGAAGGCTGTTTCGCTGCGTGGACCGACTCCGAGCAGTTCCGCTTGGCGCACAGTCGGGCCCGACTGCCTGAGGGCACGCTGCTCAGTCACCCGCAGTTCGAGGGCTTCACGTCTATCCTCGAAGAACACATCGCCGCCTGA